The sequence below is a genomic window from Variovorax paradoxus B4.
TCCCATCGCTCGTGCGACAAGATGCCCTTTTTCGCGGAAGATGACGACAATGGGCCGCTGACCCCTGCGCACCTGGAATGGATGAAGAATTTCACAAAGGCGCACAGCAAGCTTCCTATCATGTGGATGGTGATTCCCAACAAGACCACCGTGTACCTGAAGCCCGACTACTCGAAGGATTTCGAAGCCGGGTTCCGTACGTCCGGGCTGACAGGACCGGATCTCTACGCGTTCACGCGCGAGAAACACACGCAGATTCGCGACTTCTATTTTTCGAACGACACCCACATGTCCATGCATGGCCAACTCGAGCTGGGAGAACGCATGCTCGCGGCCGTGCGCGAGGTGGTGCCGACGCCCCCCTCGAAATCGCCCTGAAGCTATGATTCCGCGACAGGAAAGCTATAGAACCGCGTGATCCTCTACGAGTACCCCTTCAACGAGCGCATTCGCACTTACCTGCGGCTGGAGCATCTGTTTCGCCGCCTCGGGGAACTGGTGCCTTCGGAGTCCGCACTCTCGCACCACTACGCGCTGGTCACGATCTTCGAGGTCATGGACGTTGCCGCGCGCGCCGACCTCAAGGCCGACGTGATGCGCGATCTCGACAAGCACAAGAATGTCTTCAACAGCTACCGGGGCAATCCGGCCATTGCCGAGACCGTGCTCGACCAGGTGGTCGGCCAGCTCGAACGCAATTTCGCCACCCTCAATGCGGTCGCCGGCAAGGCCGGCCAGTCGCTGACCGAGAACGAATGGCTCATGAGCATTCGCAGCCGCGCGGGCATTCCGGGCGGCACCTGCGAATTCGATCTTCCCGCCTACTACGCATGGCAGCACCGCAGCGCGGCAAGCCGCCGCGCCGACCTCGAACGCTGGTCGGCCACGCTCTCGCCGCTGGCCGAATCCATCTACCTGCTGCTCAAGTTGCTGCGCGATGCCGATGTGCCGTACAAGGTC
It includes:
- the zapD gene encoding cell division protein ZapD, coding for MILYEYPFNERIRTYLRLEHLFRRLGELVPSESALSHHYALVTIFEVMDVAARADLKADVMRDLDKHKNVFNSYRGNPAIAETVLDQVVGQLERNFATLNAVAGKAGQSLTENEWLMSIRSRAGIPGGTCEFDLPAYYAWQHRSAASRRADLERWSATLSPLAESIYLLLKLLRDADVPYKVIATGGQFQQNLPQGRSFQLLRLRIDPQLGLIPEISGNRLMVSVRMMRHEADDRLHPSSDDAAFELTLCA